The following proteins are encoded in a genomic region of Oryza brachyantha chromosome 11, ObraRS2, whole genome shotgun sequence:
- the LOC102706976 gene encoding uncharacterized protein LOC102706976 isoform X3 has product MLATADRHYFETMSSLEVGWVVQLWNEWGIQILVLASFTLQVFLLIFGGIRRHSSSSVLMFFLWSAYLLADSTAIYTLGHLSVDGRSDEHQLVAFWAPFLLLHLGGPDNITAYALEDNTLWLRHLQTLAVQVLGAAYVVYTYMASSDADLLLASVSMFVAGLLKYGERIWALKCGNISSIRSSISSRKFKTDPYELLAMGTTEEELLLGAHSQFDICKGVFADIIMLPNPSVLSRSKRRSVIAYLGEDLYKLVEMELSLMYDLLYTKAAVIHTWYGFCIHFVSLFGTATTFVLFQLSVSGSRGSGYSREDVIISYVLLVGALVLEIISACRAVLSTWTCSLLHRRGRAWEWPLHVITSFSRRVHPASRRLWSGSIGQYNLFHLCARNGNEVGSRAAARLGLHDWWNTVHFSGEFSRSSTSSFSIQDIKRLVLEALQNKERALQFKDTDLNSRGSFVLKSLGAYEGFARWSVNIDFDESILVWHIATEVYVRRSRARHAGELAEATEVISNYMMFLLVAKPNMLPGAARHNIHLASCEQIEAHCGRMGLGDKGNPMAASPVSWNPYSILRELLHNDGPSCSSIPRREKLAEVVWNFSQFALS; this is encoded by the exons ATGCTAGCTACTGCAGATCGACATTATTTTGAGACGATGAGTAGTCTGGAGGTTGGATGGGTGGTGCAGCTGTGGAACGAATGGGGGATCCAGATACTGGTGCTGGCAAGCTTCACGCTGCAGGTGTTCCTCCTCATCTTCGGCGGCATCCGCCGGCACAGCTCCTCCTCCGTGCTGATGTTCTTCCTCTGGTCGGCGTACCTGCTGGCCGACTCCACGGCGATCTACACCCTGGGCCACCTCTCCGTCGACGGCCGCTCCGACGAGCACCAGCTGGTGGCGTTCTGGGCGCCGTTCCTGCTGCTGCACCTCGGCGGGCCCGACAACATCACCGCCTACGCGCTCGAGGACAACACGCTGTGGCTGCGCCACCTGCAGACGCTCGCCGTGCAGGTGCTCGGAGCCGCCTACGTCGTCTACACCTACATGGCCAGCAGCGACGCCGACCTTCTCCTCGCCTCGGTCTCCATGTTCGTCGCCGGCCTGCTCAAGTACGGCGAGAGGATATGGGCGCTCAAGTGCGGCAACATCAGCAGCATCcgcagcagcatcagcagccGCAAGTTCAAGACGGATCCCTACGAGCTGCTGGCCATGGGCACCACCGAGGAGGAGCTGCTTCTGGGAGCTCACTCCCAGTTCGACATCTGCAAGGGCGTGTTCGCCGACATCATAATGCTGCCGAACCCCTCGGTGCTCTCCCGATCCAAGCGCCGTTCCGTGATCGCTTACCTCGGGGAGGATCTGTACAAGCTCGTCGAGATGGAGCTGTCGCTGATGTACGACCTGCTGTACACCAAGGCGGCGGTGATCCACACGTGGTACGGCTTCTGCATCCACTTCGTCTCGCTGTTCGGCACGGCCACGACGTTCGTGCTGTTCCAGCTCAGCGTCAGCGGCAGCAGAGGGAGCGGGTACAGCAGGGAGGACGTGATCATCAGCTATGTCCTGCTGGTCGGAGCTCTGGTGCTGGAGATCATCTCGGCGTGCAGGGCCGTGCTGTCCACGTGGACGTGCTCCCTGCTGCACCGCAGGGGCAGGGCGTGGGAGTGGCCTCTCCACGTCATCACGTCGTTCAGCCGCCGCGTCCACCCGGCGAGCCGGAGGCTCTGGTCGGGCTCCATCGGGCAGTACAACCTGTTCCACCTCTGCGCGCGCAACGGCAACGAGGTCGGcagccgggcggcggcgaggctgggGCTGCACGACTGGTGGAACACGGTGCACTTCTCCGGCGAGTTCTCGCGCTCGAGCACGTCGTCGTTCTCGATCCAGGACATCAAGAGGCTGGTGCTGGAAGCTCTGCAAAACAAGGAGCGGGCGCTCCAGTTCAAGGACACCGACCTGAACTCGAGGGGCAGCTTCGTGCTCAAGAGCCTGGGCGCCTACGAGGGCTTCGCGCGCTGGAGCGTCAACATCGACTTCGACGAGAGCATCCTCGTGTGGCACATCGCGACGGAGGTGTACGTCCGGCGGTCCAGGGCGAGGCACGCCGGGGAGCTCGCCGAGGCCACCGAGGTGATCTCCAACTACATGATGTTCCTGCTGGTGGCCAAGCCCAACATGCTGCCCGGCGCCGCGCGCCACAACATCCACCTCGCGTCCTGCGAGCAGATCGAGGCGCACTGCGGCCGCATGGGCCTCGGCGACAAGGGCAACCCCATGGCGGCGTCTCCCGTGAGCTGGAACCCGTACTCCATTCTCAGGGAGTTGCTCCACAATGACGGCCCTAGCTGCTCCAGTATCCCAAGGAGGGAGAAGCTTGCGGAGGTGGTGTGGAATTTCTCCCAATTTGCACTG AGTTAA
- the LOC102706976 gene encoding uncharacterized protein LOC102706976 isoform X1 has protein sequence MLATADRHYFETMSSLEVGWVVQLWNEWGIQILVLASFTLQVFLLIFGGIRRHSSSSVLMFFLWSAYLLADSTAIYTLGHLSVDGRSDEHQLVAFWAPFLLLHLGGPDNITAYALEDNTLWLRHLQTLAVQVLGAAYVVYTYMASSDADLLLASVSMFVAGLLKYGERIWALKCGNISSIRSSISSRKFKTDPYELLAMGTTEEELLLGAHSQFDICKGVFADIIMLPNPSVLSRSKRRSVIAYLGEDLYKLVEMELSLMYDLLYTKAAVIHTWYGFCIHFVSLFGTATTFVLFQLSVSGSRGSGYSREDVIISYVLLVGALVLEIISACRAVLSTWTCSLLHRRGRAWEWPLHVITSFSRRVHPASRRLWSGSIGQYNLFHLCARNGNEVGSRAAARLGLHDWWNTVHFSGEFSRSSTSSFSIQDIKRLVLEALQNKERALQFKDTDLNSRGSFVLKSLGAYEGFARWSVNIDFDESILVWHIATEVYVRRSRARHAGELAEATEVISNYMMFLLVAKPNMLPGAARHNIHLASCEQIEAHCGRMGLGDKGNPMAASPVSWNPYSILRELLHNDGPSCSSIPRREKLAEVVWNFSQFALGSVKAPNPHGESIRDSANMYAVLLANELLSIELRWQEERDTLELILGVWVEMLLYAADHCSQESHARQLSNGCEFITIVSLLAHHFKYYSGASRGADDLENNPSMRTLRTWSR, from the exons ATGCTAGCTACTGCAGATCGACATTATTTTGAGACGATGAGTAGTCTGGAGGTTGGATGGGTGGTGCAGCTGTGGAACGAATGGGGGATCCAGATACTGGTGCTGGCAAGCTTCACGCTGCAGGTGTTCCTCCTCATCTTCGGCGGCATCCGCCGGCACAGCTCCTCCTCCGTGCTGATGTTCTTCCTCTGGTCGGCGTACCTGCTGGCCGACTCCACGGCGATCTACACCCTGGGCCACCTCTCCGTCGACGGCCGCTCCGACGAGCACCAGCTGGTGGCGTTCTGGGCGCCGTTCCTGCTGCTGCACCTCGGCGGGCCCGACAACATCACCGCCTACGCGCTCGAGGACAACACGCTGTGGCTGCGCCACCTGCAGACGCTCGCCGTGCAGGTGCTCGGAGCCGCCTACGTCGTCTACACCTACATGGCCAGCAGCGACGCCGACCTTCTCCTCGCCTCGGTCTCCATGTTCGTCGCCGGCCTGCTCAAGTACGGCGAGAGGATATGGGCGCTCAAGTGCGGCAACATCAGCAGCATCcgcagcagcatcagcagccGCAAGTTCAAGACGGATCCCTACGAGCTGCTGGCCATGGGCACCACCGAGGAGGAGCTGCTTCTGGGAGCTCACTCCCAGTTCGACATCTGCAAGGGCGTGTTCGCCGACATCATAATGCTGCCGAACCCCTCGGTGCTCTCCCGATCCAAGCGCCGTTCCGTGATCGCTTACCTCGGGGAGGATCTGTACAAGCTCGTCGAGATGGAGCTGTCGCTGATGTACGACCTGCTGTACACCAAGGCGGCGGTGATCCACACGTGGTACGGCTTCTGCATCCACTTCGTCTCGCTGTTCGGCACGGCCACGACGTTCGTGCTGTTCCAGCTCAGCGTCAGCGGCAGCAGAGGGAGCGGGTACAGCAGGGAGGACGTGATCATCAGCTATGTCCTGCTGGTCGGAGCTCTGGTGCTGGAGATCATCTCGGCGTGCAGGGCCGTGCTGTCCACGTGGACGTGCTCCCTGCTGCACCGCAGGGGCAGGGCGTGGGAGTGGCCTCTCCACGTCATCACGTCGTTCAGCCGCCGCGTCCACCCGGCGAGCCGGAGGCTCTGGTCGGGCTCCATCGGGCAGTACAACCTGTTCCACCTCTGCGCGCGCAACGGCAACGAGGTCGGcagccgggcggcggcgaggctgggGCTGCACGACTGGTGGAACACGGTGCACTTCTCCGGCGAGTTCTCGCGCTCGAGCACGTCGTCGTTCTCGATCCAGGACATCAAGAGGCTGGTGCTGGAAGCTCTGCAAAACAAGGAGCGGGCGCTCCAGTTCAAGGACACCGACCTGAACTCGAGGGGCAGCTTCGTGCTCAAGAGCCTGGGCGCCTACGAGGGCTTCGCGCGCTGGAGCGTCAACATCGACTTCGACGAGAGCATCCTCGTGTGGCACATCGCGACGGAGGTGTACGTCCGGCGGTCCAGGGCGAGGCACGCCGGGGAGCTCGCCGAGGCCACCGAGGTGATCTCCAACTACATGATGTTCCTGCTGGTGGCCAAGCCCAACATGCTGCCCGGCGCCGCGCGCCACAACATCCACCTCGCGTCCTGCGAGCAGATCGAGGCGCACTGCGGCCGCATGGGCCTCGGCGACAAGGGCAACCCCATGGCGGCGTCTCCCGTGAGCTGGAACCCGTACTCCATTCTCAGGGAGTTGCTCCACAATGACGGCCCTAGCTGCTCCAGTATCCCAAGGAGGGAGAAGCTTGCGGAGGTGGTGTGGAATTTCTCCCAATTTGCACTG GGATCAGTAAAGGCACCAAATCCACATGGAGAATCCATCCGCGACAGTGCCAACATGTATGCAGTGCTGCTCGCCAACGAGCTTCTCAGCATCGAGCTGCGGTGGCAGGAGGAGCGTGACACCCTGGAGCTTATCTTGGGCGTGTGGGTGGAGATGCTGCTGTATGCTGCAGACCATTGCAGCCAAGAGTCCCACGCCAGGCAGCTCAGCAACGGCTGCGAGTTCATCACCATCGTGTCGCTGCTGGCGCACCACTTCAAGTACTACTCCGGAGCATCCAGGGGCGCCGACGACCTCGAGAATAACCCGTCGATGAGAACTCTGAGAACTTGGTCTAGATGA
- the LOC102706976 gene encoding uncharacterized protein LOC102706976 isoform X2 has protein sequence MSSLEVGWVVQLWNEWGIQILVLASFTLQVFLLIFGGIRRHSSSSVLMFFLWSAYLLADSTAIYTLGHLSVDGRSDEHQLVAFWAPFLLLHLGGPDNITAYALEDNTLWLRHLQTLAVQVLGAAYVVYTYMASSDADLLLASVSMFVAGLLKYGERIWALKCGNISSIRSSISSRKFKTDPYELLAMGTTEEELLLGAHSQFDICKGVFADIIMLPNPSVLSRSKRRSVIAYLGEDLYKLVEMELSLMYDLLYTKAAVIHTWYGFCIHFVSLFGTATTFVLFQLSVSGSRGSGYSREDVIISYVLLVGALVLEIISACRAVLSTWTCSLLHRRGRAWEWPLHVITSFSRRVHPASRRLWSGSIGQYNLFHLCARNGNEVGSRAAARLGLHDWWNTVHFSGEFSRSSTSSFSIQDIKRLVLEALQNKERALQFKDTDLNSRGSFVLKSLGAYEGFARWSVNIDFDESILVWHIATEVYVRRSRARHAGELAEATEVISNYMMFLLVAKPNMLPGAARHNIHLASCEQIEAHCGRMGLGDKGNPMAASPVSWNPYSILRELLHNDGPSCSSIPRREKLAEVVWNFSQFALGSVKAPNPHGESIRDSANMYAVLLANELLSIELRWQEERDTLELILGVWVEMLLYAADHCSQESHARQLSNGCEFITIVSLLAHHFKYYSGASRGADDLENNPSMRTLRTWSR, from the exons ATGAGTAGTCTGGAGGTTGGATGGGTGGTGCAGCTGTGGAACGAATGGGGGATCCAGATACTGGTGCTGGCAAGCTTCACGCTGCAGGTGTTCCTCCTCATCTTCGGCGGCATCCGCCGGCACAGCTCCTCCTCCGTGCTGATGTTCTTCCTCTGGTCGGCGTACCTGCTGGCCGACTCCACGGCGATCTACACCCTGGGCCACCTCTCCGTCGACGGCCGCTCCGACGAGCACCAGCTGGTGGCGTTCTGGGCGCCGTTCCTGCTGCTGCACCTCGGCGGGCCCGACAACATCACCGCCTACGCGCTCGAGGACAACACGCTGTGGCTGCGCCACCTGCAGACGCTCGCCGTGCAGGTGCTCGGAGCCGCCTACGTCGTCTACACCTACATGGCCAGCAGCGACGCCGACCTTCTCCTCGCCTCGGTCTCCATGTTCGTCGCCGGCCTGCTCAAGTACGGCGAGAGGATATGGGCGCTCAAGTGCGGCAACATCAGCAGCATCcgcagcagcatcagcagccGCAAGTTCAAGACGGATCCCTACGAGCTGCTGGCCATGGGCACCACCGAGGAGGAGCTGCTTCTGGGAGCTCACTCCCAGTTCGACATCTGCAAGGGCGTGTTCGCCGACATCATAATGCTGCCGAACCCCTCGGTGCTCTCCCGATCCAAGCGCCGTTCCGTGATCGCTTACCTCGGGGAGGATCTGTACAAGCTCGTCGAGATGGAGCTGTCGCTGATGTACGACCTGCTGTACACCAAGGCGGCGGTGATCCACACGTGGTACGGCTTCTGCATCCACTTCGTCTCGCTGTTCGGCACGGCCACGACGTTCGTGCTGTTCCAGCTCAGCGTCAGCGGCAGCAGAGGGAGCGGGTACAGCAGGGAGGACGTGATCATCAGCTATGTCCTGCTGGTCGGAGCTCTGGTGCTGGAGATCATCTCGGCGTGCAGGGCCGTGCTGTCCACGTGGACGTGCTCCCTGCTGCACCGCAGGGGCAGGGCGTGGGAGTGGCCTCTCCACGTCATCACGTCGTTCAGCCGCCGCGTCCACCCGGCGAGCCGGAGGCTCTGGTCGGGCTCCATCGGGCAGTACAACCTGTTCCACCTCTGCGCGCGCAACGGCAACGAGGTCGGcagccgggcggcggcgaggctgggGCTGCACGACTGGTGGAACACGGTGCACTTCTCCGGCGAGTTCTCGCGCTCGAGCACGTCGTCGTTCTCGATCCAGGACATCAAGAGGCTGGTGCTGGAAGCTCTGCAAAACAAGGAGCGGGCGCTCCAGTTCAAGGACACCGACCTGAACTCGAGGGGCAGCTTCGTGCTCAAGAGCCTGGGCGCCTACGAGGGCTTCGCGCGCTGGAGCGTCAACATCGACTTCGACGAGAGCATCCTCGTGTGGCACATCGCGACGGAGGTGTACGTCCGGCGGTCCAGGGCGAGGCACGCCGGGGAGCTCGCCGAGGCCACCGAGGTGATCTCCAACTACATGATGTTCCTGCTGGTGGCCAAGCCCAACATGCTGCCCGGCGCCGCGCGCCACAACATCCACCTCGCGTCCTGCGAGCAGATCGAGGCGCACTGCGGCCGCATGGGCCTCGGCGACAAGGGCAACCCCATGGCGGCGTCTCCCGTGAGCTGGAACCCGTACTCCATTCTCAGGGAGTTGCTCCACAATGACGGCCCTAGCTGCTCCAGTATCCCAAGGAGGGAGAAGCTTGCGGAGGTGGTGTGGAATTTCTCCCAATTTGCACTG GGATCAGTAAAGGCACCAAATCCACATGGAGAATCCATCCGCGACAGTGCCAACATGTATGCAGTGCTGCTCGCCAACGAGCTTCTCAGCATCGAGCTGCGGTGGCAGGAGGAGCGTGACACCCTGGAGCTTATCTTGGGCGTGTGGGTGGAGATGCTGCTGTATGCTGCAGACCATTGCAGCCAAGAGTCCCACGCCAGGCAGCTCAGCAACGGCTGCGAGTTCATCACCATCGTGTCGCTGCTGGCGCACCACTTCAAGTACTACTCCGGAGCATCCAGGGGCGCCGACGACCTCGAGAATAACCCGTCGATGAGAACTCTGAGAACTTGGTCTAGATGA